A genomic window from Massilia sp. METH4 includes:
- a CDS encoding flagellar basal body P-ring protein FlgI yields the protein MKKLLIAIALGAAMLAPAAQAERLKDLVGIAGVRENQLMGYGLVVGLDGSGDQTTQTPFTIQSVASMLQQLGVTLPSGSQLQLRNVAAVMVTASLPAFAQPGQQLDVTVSSLGNARSLRGGTLLMTPLKGADGQVYGMAQGNLVVGGVGAQAPGGGAATVVNHLSVGRISNGATVERAVPTALGEGGQIRLELKNADFATTSRVVTAINNRFGAGVAYALDGRVIRVTAPAASDQRVAFIGQLEELNVQPATLPAKVIMNARTGSVVMNQSVTLQACAISHGNLQVSVAADTQVSQPGPLSGGQTAVTQPGSVDIQQAPGKVLQLQAGAQLADVVKALNAIGASPQDLLAILQAMKASGALRAELEII from the coding sequence ATGAAAAAGCTCCTCATCGCCATCGCCCTGGGCGCCGCCATGCTGGCGCCGGCGGCCCAGGCCGAGCGCCTGAAAGACCTGGTCGGCATCGCCGGCGTGCGGGAAAACCAGCTGATGGGCTATGGCCTCGTGGTGGGCCTGGATGGCAGCGGCGACCAGACGACGCAAACGCCGTTCACGATCCAGAGCGTGGCATCGATGCTGCAACAGCTGGGCGTGACCTTGCCGTCCGGCAGCCAGCTGCAACTGCGCAACGTGGCGGCCGTGATGGTCACGGCTTCGCTGCCCGCGTTCGCCCAGCCGGGCCAGCAACTGGACGTGACGGTCTCGTCGCTGGGCAATGCGCGCAGCCTGCGCGGCGGCACCCTGTTGATGACGCCGCTGAAAGGCGCCGACGGCCAGGTGTACGGCATGGCGCAGGGCAACCTCGTGGTGGGCGGCGTCGGCGCCCAGGCACCGGGCGGCGGCGCGGCGACTGTCGTGAACCACCTGTCGGTGGGCCGTATCAGCAATGGCGCCACCGTCGAGCGCGCCGTGCCGACGGCGCTGGGCGAGGGCGGCCAGATCCGCCTCGAATTGAAGAATGCCGATTTCGCCACCACCAGCCGCGTTGTCACGGCCATCAACAACCGCTTCGGCGCCGGCGTGGCCTACGCGCTCGACGGCCGCGTGATTCGCGTGACGGCGCCGGCTGCCTCCGACCAGCGCGTGGCCTTCATCGGCCAGCTCGAGGAGCTGAACGTGCAACCGGCCACCTTGCCGGCCAAGGTGATCATGAATGCGCGCACCGGCTCGGTGGTGATGAACCAGTCCGTGACGCTGCAGGCTTGCGCGATCTCGCACGGCAACCTGCAGGTGTCGGTAGCGGCCGATACGCAGGTCAGCCAGCCAGGGCCGCTGTCCGGCGGGCAGACGGCCGTCACGCAGCCGGGCAGTGTCGACATCCAGCAGGCGCCGGGCAAGGTCCTGCAATTGCAGGCTGGTGCCCAGCTGGCCGACGTGGTGAAGGCCTTGAACGCCATCGGCGCCTCGCCGCAGGACTTGCTGGCGATCCTGCAGGCGATGAAGGCGTCCGGCGCGCTGCGCGCCGAACTCGAAATCATCTGA
- a CDS encoding flagellar hook assembly protein FlgD encodes MAVITTPSAASNTVSQSLMDSMNTKSTTGNQISAEQDKFMTLLITQLKNQDPLNPLDNAQVTSQLAQLNTVTGINKLNDTLDTLKSDLAASQSAQAVNMINHGVLAAGTTMQVAEGKGIFGIELGSYADTVQLDIKNSSGKVVHSLTMNNVEAGVLPLAWDGKLEDGSTAADGNYTLALTATAGGNTLTDAKALTFGTVASVSTGPTGAKLNVPGLGQLTMDQIKQVL; translated from the coding sequence ATGGCCGTCATCACCACGCCCAGCGCCGCCTCCAACACCGTCTCGCAGTCCCTGATGGACTCGATGAACACTAAGTCCACCACCGGCAACCAGATCTCGGCCGAGCAGGACAAGTTCATGACCCTCCTGATCACGCAGCTGAAGAACCAGGACCCGCTGAACCCGCTCGACAATGCCCAGGTCACCAGCCAGCTTGCCCAGCTGAACACGGTCACCGGCATTAACAAGCTCAACGACACGCTCGACACGCTCAAGAGCGACCTGGCCGCCTCGCAGTCCGCCCAGGCCGTGAACATGATCAACCACGGCGTGCTGGCCGCCGGCACCACCATGCAGGTGGCCGAGGGCAAGGGCATCTTCGGCATCGAACTGGGTTCCTATGCCGACACGGTACAGCTGGACATCAAGAACAGCAGCGGCAAGGTCGTGCACTCGCTCACGATGAACAATGTCGAGGCCGGCGTGCTGCCGCTGGCGTGGGACGGCAAGCTGGAAGACGGCAGCACGGCCGCCGACGGCAACTACACGCTGGCGCTCACGGCCACGGCCGGCGGCAACACGCTGACCGATGCCAAGGCGCTCACGTTCGGCACCGTGGCCAGCGTGTCCACCGGGCCGACCGGCGCGAAACTGAACGTCCCTGGCCTCGGGCAGTTAACGATGGACCAGATCAAGCAAGTGCTTTAA
- the flgA gene encoding flagellar basal body P-ring formation chaperone FlgA, translated as MKSLPLALASTALASLAMLAPAAHAAAMDPAAIKRTVDQFLQVQSAGLPGKVTITVGNVDTRMTLAHCPAPEAFLMPGTKAWGKTTVGVRCAAPSAWTVYIQANVSVLGNYIAAAAPLPQGQPILESQLATQQGDLTTLPASIATDKAQVIGRSSNVSISAGTPVRLDTLRSQPVVLNGQMVKLVTTGSGFRITAEGKAIANAAEGQVVQVRTTGGRSVSGIARAGGQVEVAF; from the coding sequence ATGAAATCGCTGCCCCTCGCTCTTGCTTCCACCGCCCTGGCCTCGCTCGCCATGTTGGCGCCGGCCGCCCATGCGGCGGCCATGGACCCGGCCGCGATCAAGCGCACGGTCGACCAGTTCCTGCAAGTGCAAAGCGCCGGGCTGCCCGGCAAAGTCACCATCACCGTCGGCAATGTCGATACGCGCATGACGCTGGCTCACTGCCCAGCCCCGGAGGCATTCCTGATGCCCGGCACAAAGGCGTGGGGAAAAACCACGGTGGGCGTGCGCTGTGCTGCACCGTCGGCCTGGACCGTGTATATTCAGGCGAACGTTTCGGTGCTGGGTAATTACATCGCCGCGGCCGCGCCCCTGCCACAGGGCCAGCCCATCCTGGAGTCGCAACTGGCGACGCAGCAGGGCGACCTGACGACGTTGCCAGCCAGCATCGCCACGGACAAGGCGCAAGTGATCGGGCGCAGCAGCAATGTTTCGATTTCGGCAGGCACGCCGGTCAGGCTCGATACGCTGCGCAGCCAGCCCGTGGTACTCAACGGGCAGATGGTGAAGCTGGTCACGACCGGCTCGGGCTTCCGGATCACCGCAGAAGGCAAGGCGATCGCCAATGCCGCCGAGGGCCAGGTCGTGCAGGTACGCACGACAGGCGGGCGCAGCGTTTCAGGGATTGCCCGGGCGGGCGGGCAGGTCGAGGTGGCGTTCTGA
- the flgB gene encoding flagellar basal body rod protein FlgB, translated as MLGKLDNHLRFNELALSLRSTRQSVLASNIANADTPNYKARDIDFTSALQNALANTNANGTLKTTAARHFPTPAPDGSTLADGTPLLYRGVVQGAVDGNTVDMDVERNQFADNALRYEAGVNFINSQIKGLLTAIQGQ; from the coding sequence ATGCTGGGAAAACTCGACAATCACCTGCGCTTCAACGAACTGGCCCTGAGCCTGCGCTCCACGCGCCAGAGCGTGTTGGCGTCCAATATCGCCAATGCCGACACGCCGAACTACAAGGCACGCGATATCGACTTCACGAGCGCCCTGCAGAACGCGCTGGCCAATACGAACGCGAACGGCACGCTGAAGACGACCGCGGCGCGCCACTTCCCGACCCCGGCGCCGGACGGCAGCACGCTGGCCGACGGCACGCCGCTGCTGTACCGCGGCGTGGTGCAGGGTGCCGTGGACGGCAATACGGTGGACATGGACGTGGAACGCAACCAGTTCGCCGACAACGCGCTGCGCTACGAGGCGGGCGTAAATTTCATCAACAGCCAGATCAAGGGCCTGCTCACGGCCATCCAGGGCCAGTAA
- a CDS encoding flagellar hook protein FlgE, with protein MFQQGLSGLNAASTQLDVIGNNVANASTVGFKSTEAQFADLYANSLNGISGRNPGIGVTVARLAQQFSQGNIETTNNPLDISINGGGFFRIVQDGAVAYSRNGQFLLDNTGTIVNAQGAALTGYLANQDGLILQGAPVPLQIDSADLAPVQTTQANFQINLSSNSATPTVQPFDAGDPRTYNKQTVIPVYDSLGNEHTMGMYYVRTGGSTWDVYVANDGVQINSQEVMRSVVTNQSVINARSAYNTAVASNDANAIVAARQAYATAVGTAVTAAATAAGASPAALAQIAALYAPATSVGNVASNTPDTIDAAFAGAVNVPATRAGTLIFTKNGLIDAAAMQAAGTTLPFNVTLPVFPDNGAILEIPIAVTFDGSTQYGTATSEKNSTQDGYSSGSLQRFAADENGVIMGQYSNGKSRALGQIVLADFASVDNLTPLGNNAWAESAASGVPQVGVPNAGGMGQLRASSVEASNVDLTEQLVDMITAQRVYQANAQTIKTEDSILQTLINLR; from the coding sequence ATGTTCCAGCAAGGTCTCAGCGGCCTGAACGCCGCCTCCACGCAACTCGACGTCATCGGCAACAACGTCGCCAACGCCAGCACGGTCGGCTTCAAGAGCACCGAAGCGCAATTCGCCGACCTGTACGCGAATTCGCTGAACGGCATCAGCGGTCGCAATCCCGGCATCGGCGTGACGGTGGCCCGCCTCGCGCAGCAATTCTCGCAAGGTAATATCGAGACGACGAACAATCCGCTGGACATCTCGATCAATGGCGGCGGCTTCTTCCGCATCGTGCAGGACGGCGCCGTCGCCTACAGCCGCAACGGCCAGTTCCTGCTCGATAACACGGGCACCATCGTCAACGCGCAGGGCGCGGCGCTGACGGGCTACCTGGCCAACCAGGATGGCCTGATCCTGCAGGGCGCGCCGGTGCCGTTGCAGATCGACTCGGCCGACCTGGCGCCGGTGCAGACCACGCAGGCCAACTTCCAGATCAACCTGTCGTCGAACTCGGCCACGCCGACCGTGCAGCCGTTCGACGCCGGCGACCCGCGCACGTACAACAAGCAGACCGTGATCCCGGTCTACGATTCGCTGGGCAACGAGCACACGATGGGCATGTACTACGTGCGCACCGGCGGTAGCACGTGGGATGTCTACGTGGCCAACGACGGAGTGCAGATAAATTCCCAGGAAGTGATGCGCAGCGTGGTCACCAACCAGTCTGTGATCAATGCCCGCAGCGCCTACAACACGGCGGTGGCGTCCAACGATGCCAACGCGATCGTGGCGGCACGCCAGGCCTACGCCACCGCGGTCGGCACCGCCGTCACCGCCGCCGCCACCGCCGCCGGGGCATCGCCTGCCGCGCTGGCCCAGATCGCCGCCCTGTATGCTCCGGCCACCAGCGTGGGCAACGTGGCCAGCAATACGCCGGACACGATCGATGCGGCCTTCGCCGGCGCCGTCAATGTGCCGGCGACCCGCGCCGGCACGCTGATCTTCACGAAGAACGGCCTGATCGACGCGGCCGCCATGCAGGCGGCCGGCACCACGCTGCCGTTCAACGTGACCTTGCCGGTGTTCCCCGACAATGGCGCCATCCTGGAAATCCCGATCGCCGTCACGTTCGACGGCAGCACCCAGTACGGCACCGCCACGAGCGAGAAGAATTCCACGCAGGACGGCTATTCGTCCGGCAGCCTGCAGCGCTTCGCCGCCGACGAGAACGGCGTCATCATGGGGCAGTACAGCAACGGCAAGTCGCGCGCGCTGGGCCAGATCGTGCTGGCCGATTTCGCCAGCGTGGACAACCTGACCCCGCTCGGCAACAACGCTTGGGCCGAAAGCGCCGCTTCCGGCGTGCCGCAGGTGGGCGTGCCGAACGCGGGCGGCATGGGCCAGCTGCGCGCCTCGTCGGTGGAAGCGTCGAACGTGGACCTGACCGAGCAGCTGGTGGACATGATCACCGCCCAGCGCGTGTACCAGGCCAATGCGCAGACGATCAAGACCGAGGATTCGATCCTGCAAACCCTGATCAATCTCCGATAA
- the flgG gene encoding flagellar basal-body rod protein FlgG, translating to MIRSLWIAKTGMEAQQTQMDTVANNLANVSTNGFKKSRAVFEDLLYQTVRQPGASSSQQTQLPSGMQQGTGVRPVAIERIHTQGNPQATGNDKDLMINGNGFFTVLLPDGTTGYTRDGSFQRDANGQMVTSSGYALQPPITIPIDADEINVAKDGTVTVQLPGQAAAQQIGNLQLASFINPTGLESIGENLYLETGASGAPQANAPGANGLGQILQGYVEVSNVNVVEEMVNMIQTQRAYEINSKAITTSDQMLQRLSQL from the coding sequence ATGATACGTTCGCTCTGGATTGCCAAGACCGGCATGGAAGCGCAACAAACGCAGATGGATACGGTGGCGAACAACCTCGCCAACGTCAGCACCAACGGCTTCAAGAAATCGCGCGCCGTCTTTGAAGACTTGCTGTACCAGACCGTGCGCCAGCCGGGCGCCAGTTCCTCGCAGCAGACCCAGCTGCCATCCGGCATGCAGCAGGGTACCGGCGTGCGCCCCGTGGCGATCGAACGCATCCACACGCAGGGCAACCCGCAAGCCACCGGCAACGACAAGGACCTGATGATCAACGGTAACGGGTTCTTCACCGTGCTGCTGCCGGACGGTACCACCGGCTACACGCGCGACGGTTCGTTCCAGCGCGACGCCAACGGCCAGATGGTCACCTCCAGCGGCTACGCGCTGCAACCGCCCATCACGATCCCCATCGATGCCGACGAAATCAACGTGGCCAAGGATGGCACCGTGACCGTGCAACTGCCGGGCCAGGCCGCCGCCCAGCAGATCGGCAACCTGCAACTGGCGTCGTTCATCAACCCCACGGGCCTGGAATCGATCGGCGAAAACCTGTACCTGGAAACGGGCGCCTCGGGCGCGCCGCAGGCCAATGCGCCGGGCGCCAACGGCCTCGGGCAGATCCTGCAGGGCTATGTCGAAGTCTCGAACGTCAACGTGGTCGAGGAAATGGTCAACATGATCCAGACGCAGCGCGCCTACGAGATCAATTCCAAGGCCATCACCACCTCGGACCAGATGCTGCAACGCTTGTCGCAACTCTAA
- the flgF gene encoding flagellar basal-body rod protein FlgF: MDRLIYTAMTGARHILDQQATTSNNLANATTVGFRAQLDVFRAVPVVSEGMPTRTFVVDNTVGSDFRAGPLETTGRSLDAAIRGQGWFTVQSPDGSEAYTRNGSFKISENGLLQTANGLTLQGENGPIAIPPNTEVSISADGTVSGIDASQVQAGPSNIIGRLKLVNPDVAGLVRGDDGLFRQQSGEPAAADPAVRVADGCLELSNVNPVDAMVNMITLARSFETQMSLLKNAENNAAKAAQILALN, encoded by the coding sequence ATGGACCGCCTGATCTACACGGCCATGACCGGCGCCAGGCACATCCTGGACCAGCAGGCCACCACGTCGAACAACCTTGCCAATGCGACCACGGTGGGCTTTCGCGCCCAGTTGGACGTGTTCCGCGCCGTGCCCGTCGTTTCCGAAGGCATGCCGACCCGCACCTTCGTGGTCGACAACACGGTCGGTTCGGACTTCCGGGCCGGGCCGCTGGAAACCACCGGCCGCTCGCTGGACGCGGCGATCCGCGGCCAGGGCTGGTTCACCGTGCAATCGCCGGATGGCTCGGAAGCCTATACCCGCAACGGCAGCTTCAAGATCAGCGAGAACGGCCTGCTGCAAACCGCGAACGGCCTGACCCTGCAGGGCGAGAACGGGCCGATCGCGATCCCGCCGAACACGGAAGTGTCGATCTCGGCGGATGGGACCGTGAGCGGCATCGACGCGAGCCAGGTGCAGGCCGGCCCCAGCAACATCATCGGGCGCCTGAAGCTCGTCAATCCCGACGTGGCCGGCCTGGTGCGCGGCGACGACGGCCTGTTCCGCCAGCAGTCCGGCGAGCCGGCCGCCGCCGATCCTGCGGTGCGCGTGGCGGACGGCTGCCTGGAACTCTCCAACGTCAACCCCGTCGATGCCATGGTTAACATGATCACCCTGGCAAGGTCGTTCGAGACGCAAATGAGCCTCCTGAAGAACGCCGAGAATAACGCTGCGAAAGCCGCCCAGATCCTTGCTTTGAACTGA
- the flgJ gene encoding flagellar assembly peptidoglycan hydrolase FlgJ, with protein sequence MIRQTSTPTDLSANLALDSKGLSELRQGAKAGSPEALKAAATQFEAMFVNMMLKSMRDATPQEGMLDNSQTKMFTTMLDQQTSQNIAKKGVGLADVLVRQLTKTTGIGATEAETGLPEGGFTRAMLDAAKLQRSIDAAGGNAASGAGTASTVAASTSRHAHVRAFSDKLASHAEEASRATGIPAKFMLGQAALESGWGRREIKGADGSNSHNLFGIKAGGDWKGKTVDVVTTEYVNGRAQRKVERFRAYDSYADSFKDYGKLITNNPRYEKVLASAGDPAAFARNLQKAGYATDPNYAAKLAAIINKTLV encoded by the coding sequence ATGATCCGCCAGACCAGCACGCCGACCGACCTTTCCGCCAACCTTGCGCTCGACAGCAAGGGCTTGTCCGAATTGCGCCAGGGCGCCAAGGCGGGCTCGCCGGAAGCACTGAAGGCGGCCGCCACGCAGTTCGAAGCCATGTTCGTCAACATGATGTTGAAGAGCATGCGCGACGCCACGCCGCAGGAAGGCATGCTGGACAATTCCCAGACGAAGATGTTCACCACGATGCTGGACCAGCAGACGAGCCAGAACATCGCCAAGAAGGGTGTAGGGCTGGCCGACGTGCTGGTGCGGCAATTGACGAAGACGACCGGCATCGGCGCCACCGAGGCGGAGACCGGCTTGCCGGAAGGCGGTTTTACGCGGGCCATGCTGGATGCCGCCAAATTGCAGCGCTCGATCGACGCGGCCGGCGGGAATGCCGCGAGTGGCGCGGGTACGGCAAGTACCGTGGCGGCGAGCACTTCGCGCCATGCGCACGTGCGCGCCTTCTCCGACAAGCTGGCGAGCCATGCCGAGGAAGCCAGCCGCGCCACCGGCATTCCGGCCAAGTTCATGCTGGGCCAGGCGGCGCTGGAAAGCGGCTGGGGCCGCCGCGAGATCAAGGGTGCCGATGGCAGCAACAGCCATAACCTGTTCGGCATCAAGGCCGGCGGGGACTGGAAGGGCAAGACGGTGGACGTGGTGACCACCGAATACGTGAATGGCCGGGCACAGCGCAAGGTCGAGCGTTTCCGCGCCTACGACAGCTATGCGGACAGCTTCAAGGATTACGGCAAGCTCATCACCAACAATCCGCGCTACGAAAAAGTGCTGGCCAGCGCCGGCGACCCGGCCGCGTTCGCCCGCAACCTGCAGAAGGCGGGCTACGCCACCGACCCGAACTACGCCGCCAAGCTGGCGGCCATTATCAACAAGACACTGGTGTGA
- a CDS encoding flagellar basal body L-ring protein FlgH → MKYSVSVLAALLLAGCASEPTSIVAGPTTARPIPPVPVATPANGAIYQAHTFRPVFEDRRGRLVGDIINVVITERTTANKNGTSSATRTGAVNVGIPGPLQGRFGPRIGTETDNNYADSAAQTASNAFTGTLGVTVVEVLPNGNLVVAGEKQVAMDKGTEFIRISGVVNPDTIGAGNSVPSTAIADARVEYRTNTHLDRAELTSMASRFFLSLLPF, encoded by the coding sequence ATGAAGTATTCCGTCTCCGTCCTTGCCGCGCTCCTGCTGGCGGGCTGCGCCAGCGAACCGACCTCGATCGTGGCCGGCCCCACCACGGCGCGGCCGATCCCGCCGGTGCCCGTGGCCACGCCAGCCAATGGCGCGATCTACCAGGCGCACACGTTCCGGCCCGTGTTCGAGGATCGCCGCGGCCGGCTGGTGGGCGACATCATCAATGTCGTCATCACCGAACGCACCACGGCCAACAAGAACGGCACCAGCTCGGCCACCCGCACGGGCGCCGTCAACGTGGGCATTCCGGGACCGCTGCAAGGCCGTTTCGGCCCGCGCATCGGTACCGAAACGGACAACAACTATGCCGATTCGGCCGCGCAAACGGCGAGCAACGCCTTCACCGGCACGCTGGGCGTGACGGTGGTGGAAGTGCTGCCGAACGGGAACCTGGTGGTGGCCGGCGAGAAGCAGGTCGCCATGGACAAGGGCACGGAATTTATCCGCATTTCCGGCGTGGTGAATCCGGACACGATCGGCGCCGGCAATTCGGTGCCGTCGACGGCGATCGCCGATGCCCGCGTGGAATACCGCACCAATACGCACCTGGACCGCGCCGAGCTGACGTCGATGGCGTCGCGGTTCTTCTTAAGCCTGCTCCCGTTCTGA
- the flgK gene encoding flagellar hook-associated protein FlgK has product MSNLLSIGKTGLMAAQTGLATTGHNITNSSVQGYTRQGVVQSTLPPLREGVGYVGTGTQVAQIKRYYDDFLNKQVLNAQATQGSADAYLDQISQVDNMLSDATIGLSPALQEFFRGVQTANSTPSLQSSRVSMLSSAETLASRFHEVSGRLQELQDGVNTNITNTVNGINSYAAQIANLNNRITSLTTDPLNPPNDLLDQRDQLVRELNQQVKITVLPSDNNMLNITFGSGQPLVVGTSHLEMAAVQSPTDPGRLVVSYPATGRSTIIADDTFAGGALGGLMDFRRESLDRVQNEIGQVAAGLTQAFNAQHRLGQDLNGDLGGDFFTPLKGYVGYDARNSPLSTAELDASITDATALTGLDYEVNFGGTPARYTVTRSDGQVTTIADPAVPQEIDGVTYTFTGAPQDGDRIQVRPTYTAAASFDVAITDYRKIALAAPIATSTPSTNSGSATISPGTVSEAYLANPLTAPFTLTYDGTSGTFTGLPAGATAVTDPSTRITTVNYNGISFAISAGARNGDQFTVGPNTNGVGDARNGVLLAGLQTRNILNNGTATFQGSYAATVNFVGNKTREVQVGSAAAETTANQAIAAQQSVSGVNLDEEAANLLRYQQAYQAAGKVMQVAGQLFDTLLSIAQ; this is encoded by the coding sequence ATGAGCAACCTTCTCAGCATCGGCAAGACGGGCCTGATGGCGGCGCAGACGGGCCTCGCCACGACCGGCCACAACATCACGAACTCGAGCGTGCAGGGCTATACGCGCCAGGGCGTGGTGCAGTCGACCTTGCCGCCGCTGCGCGAGGGCGTGGGCTATGTGGGCACGGGCACCCAGGTGGCCCAGATCAAGCGCTACTACGACGATTTCCTGAACAAGCAGGTCTTGAACGCGCAGGCCACGCAGGGCTCGGCCGACGCGTATCTCGACCAGATCAGCCAGGTCGACAATATGCTGTCGGATGCCACGATCGGCCTGTCGCCGGCGCTGCAGGAATTCTTCCGCGGCGTGCAGACGGCCAACTCGACCCCGTCGCTGCAATCGTCGCGGGTCTCGATGCTGTCGTCCGCCGAAACGCTGGCGTCGCGCTTCCATGAAGTCTCGGGTCGCCTGCAGGAATTGCAGGATGGCGTGAACACGAATATCACGAACACGGTCAACGGCATTAATTCGTATGCCGCCCAGATCGCCAACCTGAACAACCGCATCACGTCGCTGACGACCGATCCGCTGAACCCGCCGAACGATCTGCTGGACCAGCGCGACCAGCTGGTGCGCGAGCTGAACCAGCAGGTGAAGATCACCGTCCTGCCGTCGGACAACAATATGCTGAACATCACGTTCGGCTCCGGCCAGCCGCTCGTGGTGGGCACCAGCCACCTGGAGATGGCGGCGGTGCAATCGCCGACCGATCCGGGGCGGCTCGTGGTGTCGTATCCGGCCACCGGCCGCAGCACGATCATCGCCGACGACACGTTCGCCGGCGGCGCGCTGGGCGGGCTGATGGATTTCCGTCGCGAGTCGCTGGACCGCGTGCAGAACGAGATCGGCCAGGTCGCCGCCGGCCTCACGCAGGCGTTCAATGCCCAGCACCGGCTGGGGCAAGACCTGAACGGCGACCTGGGCGGCGATTTCTTCACGCCGCTGAAAGGGTATGTGGGCTACGACGCGCGCAATTCGCCGCTCAGCACGGCCGAGCTGGATGCGTCGATCACCGATGCGACCGCGCTGACCGGCCTCGATTACGAGGTGAACTTCGGCGGCACGCCGGCCCGCTACACGGTGACCCGGTCGGACGGCCAGGTGACGACGATCGCCGACCCGGCCGTGCCGCAGGAAATCGACGGTGTCACCTACACCTTCACCGGCGCGCCGCAGGATGGCGACCGCATCCAGGTGCGCCCAACGTACACGGCTGCCGCGAGCTTCGACGTGGCGATCACCGACTACCGCAAGATCGCCCTGGCCGCGCCGATCGCCACGTCCACGCCGTCGACCAACAGCGGCAGCGCCACCATCAGCCCGGGGACGGTCAGCGAGGCATACCTGGCCAATCCGCTTACGGCGCCGTTCACGCTGACCTATGACGGCACGAGCGGCACGTTCACCGGCCTGCCGGCTGGCGCGACGGCGGTGACCGATCCTTCGACCCGCATCACCACCGTCAACTACAACGGCATTTCGTTCGCCATTTCCGCTGGTGCCAGGAATGGCGACCAGTTCACGGTCGGCCCGAACACGAATGGCGTGGGCGATGCGCGCAACGGCGTGCTGCTGGCCGGCCTGCAGACGCGCAATATTTTGAATAACGGCACGGCCACGTTCCAGGGCTCCTACGCCGCCACGGTGAACTTCGTGGGCAACAAGACGCGCGAGGTGCAGGTGGGCAGCGCCGCCGCCGAAACGACGGCGAACCAGGCGATCGCCGCCCAGCAGAGCGTATCGGGCGTGAACCTGGACGAAGAGGCGGCAAATCTGCTGCGCTACCAGCAGGCTTACCAGGCCGCCGGCAAGGTGATGCAGGTGGCAGGCCAGTTGTTCGACACGCTGCTGTCGATCGCACAGTAA
- the flgM gene encoding flagellar biosynthesis anti-sigma factor FlgM → MKINDSVKNTGLPATATSTTSNARNAEKAAETASTQAGSESVKLSAQGQAMATSSNGGVFDTKKVERIKLAIADGQFQVNSEKVADGLLDTVKDLLHSRQR, encoded by the coding sequence GTGAAAATCAACGATTCAGTAAAGAATACGGGCTTGCCGGCGACCGCGACGTCGACCACGAGCAATGCCCGCAACGCCGAGAAAGCGGCGGAAACAGCTTCCACGCAAGCAGGTTCGGAAAGCGTCAAGCTGTCCGCCCAGGGCCAGGCCATGGCCACGAGCAGCAACGGCGGCGTCTTCGACACGAAGAAAGTGGAACGTATCAAGCTGGCCATCGCCGATGGCCAGTTCCAGGTCAATTCGGAGAAAGTGGCGGACGGCCTGCTGGACACGGTCAAGGATCTGCTGCATTCCCGCCAACGTTAA
- the flgC gene encoding flagellar basal body rod protein FlgC: protein MSLFSIFNVSGSAMSAQSQRLNVVASNLANADSATSASGEAYRAKQVVFEATPSADNTATGVKVQQVIEDPSPMRQVYDPKSPLADENGYVTMPNVNVVDEMVNMLSASRSYQNNVETMNAAKSMLLKTLTIGQ, encoded by the coding sequence ATGTCGCTGTTCAGTATTTTCAATGTTTCCGGTTCGGCCATGAGCGCCCAGTCGCAGCGCCTGAACGTGGTGGCCAGCAACCTGGCCAATGCCGACAGCGCCACCAGCGCCAGCGGCGAAGCCTACCGCGCCAAGCAGGTGGTGTTCGAGGCCACGCCGTCGGCGGACAACACGGCCACCGGCGTGAAGGTGCAGCAGGTGATCGAAGACCCGTCGCCGATGCGGCAGGTGTACGACCCGAAAAGCCCGCTGGCCGACGAAAACGGCTATGTGACGATGCCGAACGTGAACGTGGTCGACGAAATGGTCAACATGCTGTCGGCCTCGCGCTCCTACCAGAACAATGTCGAAACGATGAACGCGGCGAAAAGCATGCTGCTGAAAACCCTGACCATCGGTCAATAA